A genomic segment from Euleptes europaea isolate rEulEur1 chromosome 17, rEulEur1.hap1, whole genome shotgun sequence encodes:
- the NUP50 gene encoding nuclear pore complex protein Nup50, whose protein sequence is MAKRVAEKELTDRNWDQEEETEEMGTFSVASEDVLKNRAIKKAKRRNVGSESDSGGAFKGFKGFVLSSGSAGFSGFGNGNGTKPLVLSNGSSSATNTSSYIGFKAAAETPTTLISPVVSSGSINTTVAEKKPPSLETNGESQQPPSSGSTRSPVCSSDVYHKQLAALNCSVRDWIVKHVNANPLCDLTPIFRDYEKYLAEIEQHGISSDSGSESDSNKAASGQLSAAFGSSNLQQASPFFFSSNKSEDLPGKSVELEKKPKPEPKLGSKSAVTFTFGKSVDSSGLNSSALPKFSFSSGSASLFGKDASQGSVPSFSSKASDTWMESSSNEDKGGGEEEEEPPKVVVSEIKEDDAFYSKKCKIFYKKDNEFKEKGVGTLHLKPAGNQKTQLLVRADTNLGNILLNILVPPNMPCSRTGKNNVLIVCIPNPPIDEKNAAVPVPMLIRVKTSEDADELHKILTEKEEA, encoded by the exons ATGGCTAAGAGAGTTGCAGAGAAAGAGCTGACGGACAGGAACTGGgatcaagaagaagaaacagaggag ATGGGAACTTTCTCAGTGGCCAGCGAAGACGTTTTGAAGAACCGAGCAATTAAGAAGGCAAAGCGTAGAAATGTGGGATCAGAG TCTGACAGTGGAGGTGCttttaaaggttttaaaggtTTTGTTCTGTCTTCTGGAAGTGCTGGGTTTTCTGGCTTTGGCAATGGCAACGGAACAAAGCCCTTAGTACTATCCAACGGTAGCAGCAGCGCTACAAATACTTCATCATACATTGGCTTCAAGGCAGCTGCTGAAACACCAACTACATTAATCA GCCCCGTGGTGTCCAGTGGCTCAATAAATACTACAGTGGCCGAGAAGAAACCTCCCAGCCTAGAAACGAATGGCGAGAGTCAGCAGCCTCCGTCCTCGGGATCCACTCGAAGCCCAGTGTGCAGCTCTGACGTGTACCACAAGCAGCTGGCTGCTCTCAACTGTTCGGTGCGTGACTGGATAGTAAAGCATGTCAATGCCAACCCGCTCTGTGACTTGACGCCCATCTTCAGAGACTATGAGAAATACCTAGCCGAGATAGAACAACACGGGATCAGTAGCGACAGTGGCTCGGAAAGCGATAGCAACAAGGCGGCCAGTGGCCAGCTCAGCGCCGCATTTGGCAGTTCGAATCTTCAACAAGCCTCGCCATTTTTCTTTAGCAGCAACAAGTCTGAGGATTTGCCTGGAAAGAGTGTGGAACTGGAGAAGAAACCAAAACCAGAACCAAAACTAGGGTCTAAGTCAGCAGTCACGTTTACTTTTGGCAAGAGCGTTGACAGCTCTGGCCTGAATTCTAGTGCATTGCCTAAATTCTCATTCTCTTCTGGAAGCGCCAGTTTATTTGGAAAAGACGCGAGCCAGGGTAGTGTTCCTTCGTTTTCTAGCAAGGCGTCAGATACATGGATGGAAAGTTCCAGCAACGAAGATAAAG GaggtggtgaggaggaggaggagccaccaAAAGTTGTTGTTAGTGAAATAAAGGAAGATGACGCCTTCTACTCGAAAAA ATGCAAAATCTTCTACAAGAAAGACAACGAATTTAAAGAAAAAGGTGTAGGAACGTTACACTTGAAGCCTGCAGGAAATCAGAAGACTCAGCTGTTAGTACGGGCAGACACCAATTTAG GCAACATACTGCTGAACATTTTGGTGCCCCCTAACATGCCATGCTCAAGGACAGGGAAGAATAACGTCCTTATTGTCTGCATTCCAAACCCACCCATCGATGAGAAGAACGCCGCTGTTCCTGTTCCTATGCTGATCCGGGTCAAAACGAGCGAGGATGCTGACGAACTGCACAAAATCCTGACGGAGAAGGAGGAGGCCTGA